A genomic segment from Gracilinanus agilis isolate LMUSP501 chromosome 1, AgileGrace, whole genome shotgun sequence encodes:
- the LOC123251690 gene encoding LOW QUALITY PROTEIN: meiosis-specific coiled-coil domain-containing protein MEIOC-like (The sequence of the model RefSeq protein was modified relative to this genomic sequence to represent the inferred CDS: inserted 1 base in 1 codon), translated as MGGARLRKRGGNGRGGARSXPEVVGRSLPLPRLRFPNLLLSRLLGSRGWIRGREVGGGSEMVANTAVPVTPRAAAGACYPEVRPELTTLSSCSFSNDPSLWKETLHSEDMLNTEDCFNLYKSQINCKKEGMDSQLFSPLLGELTDIPPLESSGLYPNWSIYGDDISPPTAFQDCTNKRAQINLSYSGNGPDMFGLASSTLEEPNSPEPVTDWNSLASLLPPTWTPNFANDGDYSGPPLKNSVEDFPDFLETQNFNQGYFQTSPDIENLQSGFDDLRLVESWTSPSDHSNQLPDYIFKSTYLDNSAFKTNPVIQPEGFPLQNAEFSQSETNYEKMKLNNDYEKNCADLNSYFQSRYKNSTSIQKESWKPEIANEKIMKMNIQEQMKYSNDVGSLAADPYVFHESSLLPKRNEGVIPSQPIQLSIPPPLCFINQPFSKENLSAVVNGKSQETSPASNFKFMDNFEDNGCQLPINAKEIPLKPLDYNLSINTALQNGNCQSFFREHIWVDGNVLSPIPAANSAFVKPITSGSQVSSGVSALSGGSPMHQSVFSPSYYPQTPPIPFFRKEGRLQMSNGVPNGLRFPNSVTENQKPNIQMGYFPHDPLAIKDNHYCKIPAHLSSSFLLHQNTAREYSDRYQRVCKKQSLTNSNRDDKKGRRNLIPQPSYINQNRQQFNIFQKKQEKSSVNMSDFINPSFLPAFPLVSEIKQNPNFTPFNLSPFVSAANFPFPPSTFPFSELVDVFHYGDFNNLNPVVSDLFHREVTPPYFAFPPPFNKYRPPRNRSGPANELHIQLEECYEQWRALEKERKKSEADLARNFPGKRVSSSNNTSVSRLPANPSRVDRLIVDQLKEQARVLTLLRRMEKLGGGPLHGNISITLEHHLEAIHATQAKRKDELINAANPPRQGIRYNNEKDVLALALVIKELAVATRKTRTALWCALQMTLPKTCFNLPVKQEEIERVLQELCPQNAGAPEKTMVDHKDHGIEKGSAESTK; from the exons GTCAGACCAGAGCTCACGACCCTGAGTTCTTGTTCATTCAGCAATGACCCAAGCTTGTGGAAAGAAACCTTGCACAGTGAAGATATGCTCAACACAGAGGACTGTTTCAATCTTTACAAATCACAG ataaattgtaagaaggaaggaatggacaGCCAATTATTCAGTCCTTTGCTGGGTGAGCTTACTGATATACCACCTCTAGAATCATCTGGTTTATATCCCAACTGGTCAATTTATGGAGATGATATTAGCCCACCAACCGCCTTTCAAGACTGTACCAATAAAAG GGCACAAATCAATTTATCTTACTCAGGAAATGGTCCTGACATGTTTGGATTGGCTTCAAGCACGTTGGAGGAACCAAATAGCCCAGAGCCTGTTACAGACTG GAATTCTTTGGCCAGTCTTCTTCCTCCCACATGGACACCTAATTTTGCTAATGATGGTGACTATTCAGGACCCCCTCTCAAGAATTCTGTTGAAGATTTTCCAGACTTCCTTGAAACACAGAATTTCAATCAAGGATACTTTCAGACATCACCTGATATAGAGAACTTGCAAAGTGGGTTTGATGACCTTAGGTTGGTAGAGTCCTGGACATCTCCTTCAGACCATTCTAATCAGCTACCTGATTATATTTTCAAAAGTACTTATCTGGataattctgcttttaaaaccAATCCTGTTATTCAACCAGAAGGATTTCCTTTGCAGAATGCAGAATTCAGTCAAAGTGAGActaattatgaaaaaatgaaattaaataatgattatgAGAAGAACTGTGCTGATCTTAACTCTTATTTTCAAAGTAGATATAAAAATAGTACTAGTATTCAAAAAGAATCCTGGAAACCTGAGATAGCAAATGAGAAGATCATGAAAATGAATATCCAAGAACAAATGAAGTATTCCAATGATGTGGGCAGTCTGGCTGCTGATCcatatgtatttcatgaaagcTCTTTACTTCCTAAAAGAAACGAAGGTGTGATACCTTCTCAACCGATACAGTTGTCTATTCCACCTCCTCTGTGCTTTATCAATCAACCGTTTTCTAAAGAAAATTTGTCAGCAGTAGTCAACGGGAAATCCCAGGAAACCAGCCCAGCCAGTAACTTCAAATTTATGGACAACTTTGAAGATAATGGATGCCAACTTCCCATAAATGCCAAAGAAATTCCCTTGAAGCCCCTTGACTACAATTTATCTATAAATACTGCTTTACAGAATGGAAACTGTCAGTCATTCTTTAGGGAGCATATTTGGGTGGATGGTAATGTGTTAAGTCCAATTCCTGCTGCAAACTCTGCATTTGTAAAGCCAATAACATCAGGCTCCCAGGTCTCGTCTGGAGTTTCAGCCTTGTCTGGTGGTTCTCCTATGCACCAGTCTGTGTTTTCTCCTTCATATTACCCACAGACACCACCAATACCCTttttcaggaaggaaggaaggttgcAAATGTCAAATGGTGTTCCTAATGGTCTGAGGTTTCCCAATTCTGTCACTGAAAATCAGAAACCAAATATACAAATGGGATATTTCCCCCATGATCCATTGGCTATCAAGGATAATCACTATTGCAAAATTCCTGCCCATTTGTCATCCAGCTTCCTATTGCATCAGAATACTGCTAGAGAATACTCTGACAGATATCAGAGAGTCTGCAAAAAACAGAGCCTAACAAATAGTAATAGAGATGACAAAAAGGGGAGGAGGAACTTGATTCCCCAACCAAGTTACATAAATCAGAACCGTCAGCAGTTTAATATATtccaaaagaaacaagaaaagagtAGTGTTAACATGTCAGATTTCAtcaatccttcctttcttcctgcttTCCCTTTAGTGTCAGAGATTAAGCAAAATCCTAATTTTACCCCATTTAACCTTTCTCCCTTTGTATCAGCAGCtaactttccttttcctccatcaACATTTCCCTTTTCAGAACTTGTTGATGTTTTCCATTATGGTGACTTTAACAATTTGAATCCCGTTGTTAGTGATTTGTTTCATAGGGAGGTAACACCACCGTACTTTGCCTTTCCACCACCTTTTAACAAATACCGGCCTCCAAGAAATCGGAGTGGACCTGCTAATGAACTTCACATCCAACTGGAGGAATGCTATGAGCAGTGGAGAGctctagaaaaagaaaggaaaaag AGTGAGGCAGATCTTGCAAGAAACTTTCCAGGAAAGAGGGTCTCTAGTTCAAATAATACTTCTGTTTCCAGACTCCCTGCCAATCCTTCACGAGTCGATCGATTAATTGTGGATCAGTTAAAGGAACAAGCTAGA gttttgacCTTACTAAGAAGGATGGAAAAGCTTGGTGGTGGCCCTCTCCATGGAAATATATCCATTACTTTGGAACACCATTTAGAAGCCATTCATGCTACACAAGCCAAGCGTAAAGATGAACTTATTAATGCTGCTAATCCCCCACGACAAGGAATTcgttataataatgaaaaag atgtcctggctctggctctggtCATTAAAGAGCTTGCTGTGGCCACACGGAAGACACGGACGGCTTTATGGTGTGCGTTGCAGATGACTTTGCCCAAAACTTGCTTCAACCTGCCTGTGAAACAGGAAGAGATTGAAAGGGTGCTGCAGGAACTGTGTCCCCAGAATGCTGGTGCCCCAGAGAAGACAATGGTGGACCATAAAGATCATGGAATAGAAAAGGGAAGTGCAGAGAGCACAAAGTAG